In Synechococcus sp. PCC 6312, one genomic interval encodes:
- a CDS encoding hemolysin family protein translates to MLLLLTGMVTFWPSVMALPGTAEPGLGWRLLFVIFLLVINAFFVAAEFSIINVRRTRVEQLVAEGQRGARQVQILQQRLDRLLSTTQLGITLACLSLGWVGEVIVAPLVSHLFAAVPFLPNPNWSHALTIPLAFFLTAYLQIVLGELVPKGLALRFPEELSRSLGPASLWIARLVKPIIWLLTASTQGLLDLFGLGDANSLLSYQVTPEELEIMIRSEESSGLEEDERELLTNVFAFGDVLVEEVMIPRTQIEALPDVATLSDVLSVVAETGHSYFPVMRESLDSVRGILAFKDLAAPLATGELAPADSILPWIRPVWFVPEGTQLGDLLPLMQRYRLSMVMIREAESRGTAGLVTLKDMINEIIGTDEGEADPTPAIRALDNQTFMVQAQTDIEEVNERLELAFPIVDEYHTLGGFLFFHFQKVPEIGETLVYENLELTVISCDGPRLDQIQILKHPSLPESIIDI, encoded by the coding sequence ATGCTGCTGTTGCTGACTGGGATGGTGACGTTTTGGCCCTCTGTAATGGCCTTGCCCGGAACTGCTGAACCCGGCCTGGGGTGGCGATTACTTTTTGTCATCTTCTTACTGGTGATCAATGCTTTCTTTGTGGCAGCAGAGTTTTCAATTATCAATGTCCGCCGGACGCGGGTTGAACAACTAGTTGCGGAAGGGCAACGGGGCGCACGCCAAGTTCAAATTCTCCAGCAGCGTTTGGATCGGTTGTTATCTACCACTCAATTGGGCATTACCTTGGCCTGCTTAAGCCTTGGCTGGGTGGGAGAAGTCATTGTGGCCCCCTTGGTCAGTCATCTGTTTGCCGCGGTTCCCTTTTTACCTAACCCCAACTGGAGCCATGCCTTAACAATTCCACTGGCATTTTTCCTGACGGCATACCTACAAATTGTCCTAGGTGAGTTAGTCCCCAAGGGCTTAGCCCTCCGTTTTCCAGAGGAATTATCTCGCTCTCTCGGGCCAGCTAGTTTGTGGATTGCCCGTTTAGTGAAGCCCATTATCTGGTTGTTAACCGCTTCGACTCAGGGTTTATTGGATCTCTTTGGCCTGGGCGATGCCAATTCTTTGCTTTCTTACCAAGTCACCCCAGAAGAGTTGGAAATTATGATTCGCTCGGAAGAGTCCAGTGGCCTGGAGGAAGATGAGCGGGAATTATTAACCAATGTCTTTGCTTTTGGGGATGTTCTTGTGGAGGAAGTGATGATTCCCCGAACTCAAATTGAAGCGTTACCTGATGTGGCGACCTTAAGCGATGTCCTCTCAGTTGTGGCAGAAACCGGACACTCTTACTTTCCCGTCATGCGCGAGTCTTTGGATTCTGTGCGGGGGATTCTGGCTTTTAAGGATTTAGCCGCCCCATTAGCCACAGGTGAACTGGCTCCAGCAGATAGCATTTTGCCTTGGATCAGGCCCGTTTGGTTTGTCCCAGAAGGAACTCAGTTAGGGGATTTGCTGCCTTTAATGCAACGCTATCGCCTCAGTATGGTGATGATTCGGGAAGCAGAATCACGGGGAACAGCCGGTCTGGTGACATTGAAAGACATGATTAACGAAATTATCGGTACGGACGAAGGTGAAGCAGACCCAACTCCCGCCATTCGCGCCCTAGACAATCAGACCTTTATGGTGCAGGCTCAAACTGACATTGAGGAGGTCAATGAGCGACTGGAGTTAGCCTTCCCAATCGTTGACGAATATCATACACTGGGGGGATTTTTGTTCTTTCACTTTCAAAAAGTTCCCGAAATTGGCGAGACACTGGTTTATGAAAACCTGGAACTGACGGTTATTTCCTG